CGGCTATGTATATTCCGTCTCAGGCCAGCGCATAGGAACAGCAGAGGCAGTCTCTACTCTTCCACGTGGCATTTACATACTGAATGGTAAGAAGTTCGTTGTGAGATAAAGCCCACGGAAACCACAATAAATAATTCTCCTCATCTTTTGTTTAGCAGCAAGAGATGAGGATTTTCATTTATCCATTGCGTAGTACCTGACAACAAAGAAACAAAAAAGCCACCCTCTGAAAGAGGATGGCTCCGTATTCTTTATAAGCAATTTGCTTACTTAGATCTCCAAAGACCGTGGAGGTTGCAGTATTCGCGGGCGTAAACATTCTTAGCGTCTGTCTTAAACTCAGCAACCGGCTTCTCTGTTGGATCAAGATATTTGCGCAGAACTTCGTTGTTCTCTGTAATCAATTCAATCCACTGTATAGAGTGAGCTTCGGTCATTGGGTGCTCAACTTCGCCAACAGTTACACGATAGCCGCCTTCAATTTTCTCCACTACTGGTACGTGCTTTTCTGTTGCAGCATCTGTTGTGTTCTCTGTCAGCTGCTCGAAACCACAAAGTCCCTTGTCAGAAGATACGAGAACTTCTACCAAATTACCACACTCACTACACTTATATACTTCGTTTCTCTTTGCCATAATAATTATTTTTTTAAATGTTTTTGTATGTTGCAAAGATACATATAAAATCAATACATTGCAAAAGTTTTTGTAATAAGTACAACTTTCCCTTGAACATTTAAACTTTATTTGCATTTAATATCCATTGGAAACGATTTGGCAGTAAGGAATGCCTTGTTTTGCATCAAGGTTTAAAGCACATTACATAATAAATGGGCAGATAGGTAATGCCGTTTTCCACAAAAACACTCCGTTCATTGGAAAACACAAAGGCATTCTTTATGCCATAATGCCTGTTGCTGATGAACTTTGTCAGCGCACTATGCACTGTATAATCCTTGCCAGACTTTATCTCAAGTGGCATAACCGAAAGATGCTCGGTATCATCTATCAGAAAATCCACTTCTCCGTTTTGCTTGTTGTCATAATAAAACAACGAGAAACCGTGTGCTTTCAACTCCTGTGCAACCACCGTTTCATACACAGAACCAAGATT
The Prevotella sp. HUN102 genome window above contains:
- a CDS encoding desulfoferrodoxin family protein, which gives rise to MAKRNEVYKCSECGNLVEVLVSSDKGLCGFEQLTENTTDAATEKHVPVVEKIEGGYRVTVGEVEHPMTEAHSIQWIELITENNEVLRKYLDPTEKPVAEFKTDAKNVYAREYCNLHGLWRSK